A window of the Streptomyces sp. NBC_00250 genome harbors these coding sequences:
- the yidD gene encoding membrane protein insertion efficiency factor YidD — MKYPLLALIKLYQWTISPLLGPVCRYYPSCSHYGFTAIDRHGAIKGTALTAWRILRCNPWSPGGVDHVPARKRPRWHEMLRNALRGDKGGSTAETSPAAETSPNAQGA, encoded by the coding sequence ATGAAGTACCCGCTGCTGGCTCTCATCAAGCTGTACCAGTGGACGATCAGCCCTCTTCTGGGGCCCGTCTGCCGGTACTACCCGTCGTGTTCCCACTACGGATTCACGGCCATCGACCGGCATGGCGCGATCAAGGGCACTGCTCTGACCGCCTGGCGCATCCTGCGGTGCAACCCGTGGTCGCCCGGCGGCGTGGACCATGTCCCCGCGCGTAAGCGCCCCCGCTGGCACGAAATGCTGAGGAACGCGCTGCGCGGCGACAAGGGCGGGTCCACCGCCGAGACGAGCCCGGCCGCAGAGACCTCGCCCAATGCTCAAGGAGCCTGA
- the gnd gene encoding phosphogluconate dehydrogenase (NAD(+)-dependent, decarboxylating) produces the protein MELGLVGLGKMGGNMRERIRRAGHTVIGYDRNPDLADVHSLEELVGKLKGPRVVWVMVPAGAATQSTIDELADLLSPGDIVVDGGNSRWTDDEKHAEELAAKGIGFVDCGVSGGVWGLENGYALMYGGSAEDVARVQPIFDALKPEGEFGSVHAGKVGAGHFAKMVHNGIEYAMMQAYAEGWELLEKVDSVTDVREVFRSWQEGTVIRSWLLDLAVNALDEDEHLDQLRGYASDSGEGRWTVEAAIDNAVPLPAITASLFARFASRQDDSPQMKMIAALRNQFGGHAVETKK, from the coding sequence ATGGAGCTCGGTCTCGTCGGTCTCGGCAAGATGGGCGGCAACATGCGTGAGCGCATCCGCCGCGCAGGCCACACCGTCATCGGATACGACCGCAACCCGGACCTCGCCGATGTCCACAGCCTGGAAGAGCTTGTGGGCAAGCTCAAGGGTCCGCGCGTCGTGTGGGTCATGGTTCCGGCCGGTGCCGCGACCCAGTCCACCATCGACGAGCTGGCCGACCTGCTCTCCCCCGGTGACATCGTCGTGGACGGCGGGAACTCCCGCTGGACCGACGACGAGAAGCACGCCGAGGAGCTGGCGGCCAAGGGCATCGGCTTCGTCGACTGCGGCGTCTCCGGCGGTGTCTGGGGCCTGGAGAACGGCTACGCGCTGATGTACGGCGGCTCCGCCGAGGACGTGGCGAGGGTCCAGCCGATCTTCGACGCGCTCAAGCCCGAGGGCGAGTTCGGCTCGGTCCACGCGGGCAAGGTCGGCGCCGGTCACTTCGCGAAGATGGTCCACAACGGCATCGAGTACGCGATGATGCAGGCCTACGCCGAGGGCTGGGAGCTCCTGGAGAAGGTCGACTCCGTCACCGATGTGCGTGAGGTCTTCCGCTCCTGGCAGGAGGGAACGGTCATCCGTTCCTGGCTGCTCGACCTCGCGGTGAACGCCCTGGACGAGGACGAGCACCTGGACCAGCTGCGCGGCTACGCGTCGGACTCCGGCGAGGGCCGGTGGACGGTCGAGGCCGCCATCGACAACGCCGTACCGCTGCCGGCGATCACCGCCTCGCTGTTCGCGCGGTTCGCCTCCCGCCAGGACGACTCCCCGCAGATGAAGATGATCGCCGCGCTGCGCAACCAGTTCGGTGGCCACGCGGTCGAGACGAAGAAGTAA
- the dnaA gene encoding chromosomal replication initiator protein DnaA, producing MADVPADLAAVWPRVLEHLLAEGQQGIEPKDKQWIERCQPLALVADTALLAVPNEWGKRVLEGRLAPLISETLSRECGRPIRIAITVDDSVGEPTPPAPPVQQSQQPRYDERQQPEPYEKYDGYGHRPMPDDGLPTARPAYPDYSQQRPDPGAWPRTQEDLSWQQPRLGGYQERAPYTGPEQSRQSRYDEPPRGYEQQRPERAELPDPQNHGARPGPRPGGPVGVPGGGHGASSGQGSGAPGEQHARLNPKYLFDTFVIGSSNRFAHAAAVAVAEAPAKAYNPLFIYGESGLGKTHLLHAIGHYARSLYPGTRVRYVSSEEFTNEFINSIRDGKGDAFRKRYRDVDILLVDDIQFLASKESTQEEFFHTFNTLHNANKQIVLSSDRPPKQLVTLEDRLRNRFEWGLTTDVQPPELETRIAILRKKAVQEQLNAPPEVLEFIASRISRNIRELEGALIRVTAFASLNRQPVDLGLTEIVLKDLIPGGEDSSPEITAPAIMAATADYFGLTVEDLCGSSRSRVLVTARQIAMYLCRELTDLSLPKIGAQFGGRDHTTVMHADRKIRALMAERRSIYNQVTELTNRIKNG from the coding sequence GTGGCTGACGTACCTGCTGATCTTGCCGCAGTGTGGCCACGCGTCCTCGAGCATCTCCTCGCCGAGGGTCAGCAAGGGATCGAGCCCAAGGACAAGCAGTGGATCGAGCGCTGCCAGCCCCTGGCCCTGGTCGCCGACACGGCACTTCTCGCCGTGCCCAACGAATGGGGCAAGCGCGTCCTGGAGGGCCGGCTCGCCCCGCTGATCAGCGAGACCCTCAGCCGTGAGTGCGGCCGCCCGATCCGGATCGCGATCACCGTCGACGACTCCGTCGGCGAGCCGACTCCGCCGGCGCCCCCGGTGCAGCAGTCCCAGCAGCCCCGCTACGACGAGCGCCAGCAGCCCGAGCCGTACGAGAAGTACGACGGCTACGGCCACCGGCCGATGCCCGACGACGGGCTGCCCACGGCCCGCCCGGCCTACCCGGACTACTCGCAGCAGCGCCCGGACCCGGGCGCCTGGCCGCGCACCCAGGAGGACCTTTCCTGGCAGCAGCCCCGGCTGGGCGGCTACCAGGAGCGGGCCCCGTACACCGGCCCCGAGCAGTCCCGGCAGTCGCGCTACGACGAGCCGCCCCGCGGCTACGAGCAGCAGCGGCCCGAGCGCGCCGAGCTGCCCGACCCGCAGAACCACGGTGCCCGTCCCGGTCCCCGGCCGGGCGGTCCCGTGGGTGTCCCGGGTGGCGGCCACGGCGCCTCCTCCGGGCAGGGCTCCGGCGCTCCCGGCGAGCAGCACGCGCGGCTGAACCCCAAGTACCTCTTCGACACCTTCGTCATCGGTTCCTCGAACCGCTTCGCGCACGCGGCGGCGGTCGCGGTGGCCGAGGCGCCGGCGAAGGCGTACAACCCGCTCTTCATCTACGGGGAGTCGGGGCTCGGCAAGACCCATCTGCTGCACGCGATCGGGCACTACGCGCGGAGCCTCTACCCGGGCACGCGCGTGCGGTACGTGAGCTCCGAGGAGTTCACGAACGAGTTCATCAACTCGATCCGCGACGGCAAGGGCGATGCCTTCCGCAAGCGCTACCGCGATGTGGACATCCTGCTCGTCGACGACATCCAGTTCCTCGCGAGCAAGGAGTCGACGCAGGAGGAGTTCTTCCACACCTTCAACACCCTGCACAACGCGAACAAGCAGATCGTGCTCTCCTCGGACCGGCCGCCCAAGCAGCTGGTGACCCTGGAGGACCGGCTCCGCAACCGCTTCGAGTGGGGCCTCACCACCGATGTGCAGCCGCCCGAGCTGGAGACGCGGATCGCGATCCTCCGCAAGAAGGCGGTGCAGGAGCAGCTCAACGCCCCGCCGGAGGTGCTGGAGTTCATCGCGTCCCGGATCTCGCGGAACATCCGCGAGCTGGAGGGCGCGCTGATCCGGGTGACGGCCTTCGCGAGCCTCAATCGGCAGCCGGTGGACCTCGGGCTCACCGAGATCGTCCTGAAGGACCTGATCCCGGGCGGCGAGGACTCGTCTCCGGAGATCACGGCGCCGGCGATCATGGCGGCGACGGCCGACTACTTCGGTCTGACGGTGGAGGACCTCTGCGGATCCTCGCGCAGCCGCGTCCTGGTGACGGCCCGGCAGATCGCCATGTATCTGTGCCGCGAGCTCACGGATCTGTCGCTGCCGAAGATCGGCGCGCAGTTCGGCGGCCGTGACCATACGACGGTGATGCACGCGGACCGCAAGATCCGGGCCCTGATGGCGGAGCGGCGCTCCATCTACAACCAGGTCACCGAGCTCACCAACCGCATCAAGAACGGCTGA
- a CDS encoding ParA family protein yields MAGSPHREPEAEESESLRSDANIAGPMTDPVPGPRTESVGEDVSRETPPPMDDTPIGRAAQLAVEALGRAGEGLPRPAQTRVMVVANQKGGVGKTTTTVNLAASLALHGARVLVIDLDPQGNASTALGIDHHAEVPSIYDVLVDSRPLSEVVQPVMDVEGLFCAPATIDLAGAEIELVSLVARESRLQRAIQAYEQPLDYILIDCPPSLGLLTVNAMVAGAEVLIPIQCEYYALEGLGQLLRNVELVRGHLNPVLHVSTILLTMYDGRTRLASQVADEVRTHFAEEVLRTSIPRSVRISEAPSYGQTVLTYDPGSSGALSYLEAAREIALRGAAVHYDPQHAHVGHQNHQRSMSEGIQ; encoded by the coding sequence ATGGCAGGCTCTCCCCATCGCGAGCCTGAAGCCGAGGAGAGTGAATCCTTGCGGTCCGACGCCAACATCGCGGGACCGATGACCGATCCGGTCCCCGGTCCCCGAACCGAATCGGTGGGGGAGGATGTTTCACGTGAAACACCGCCCCCGATGGACGACACCCCCATTGGTCGTGCTGCCCAGCTGGCAGTAGAGGCCTTGGGTCGTGCCGGTGAGGGACTTCCCCGCCCGGCCCAGACTCGCGTGATGGTGGTCGCCAATCAGAAGGGCGGCGTCGGCAAGACGACCACGACGGTCAACCTTGCCGCGTCCCTCGCCCTGCACGGTGCCCGGGTCCTCGTCATCGACCTGGACCCCCAGGGCAACGCCTCCACGGCACTCGGTATCGACCACCATGCCGAGGTCCCCTCGATCTACGACGTCCTCGTGGACAGCAGGCCGCTCTCCGAAGTGGTGCAGCCGGTCATGGATGTCGAGGGCCTCTTCTGCGCCCCCGCCACCATCGACCTGGCCGGCGCGGAGATCGAGCTGGTCTCGCTGGTGGCCCGTGAGAGCCGCCTGCAGCGGGCGATCCAGGCCTACGAGCAGCCGCTCGACTACATCCTGATCGACTGCCCGCCCTCGCTCGGTCTCCTCACGGTCAACGCCATGGTGGCCGGAGCCGAGGTGCTGATCCCGATCCAGTGCGAGTACTACGCGCTGGAGGGGCTCGGGCAGCTCCTGCGGAACGTCGAGCTGGTGCGGGGGCATCTCAACCCCGTGCTCCATGTCTCGACGATCCTGCTCACCATGTACGACGGCCGGACGAGGCTCGCCTCGCAGGTCGCCGACGAGGTGCGCACCCACTTCGCGGAAGAGGTGCTGCGTACCAGCATCCCGAGGTCCGTCCGTATTTCTGAAGCCCCGAGCTACGGTCAGACGGTCCTCACCTACGACCCGGGCTCCAGTGGCGCCCTGTCGTATCTCGAAGCGGCTCGTGAGATCGCCCTGCGGGGGGCGGCCGTGCACTACGACCCGCAGCACGCCCATGTAGGGCACCAGAACCACCAGCGCAGCATGTCGGAGGGGATCCAGTGA
- a CDS encoding ParB/RepB/Spo0J family partition protein yields MSERRRGLGRGLGALIPAAPQERQTPAAGAGAGMASPGAAPVLTSDRGVAAAKLATLPQSAQSPESTRAWNEAEPVVRPEPPAGAYFTELPLDAIVPNRHQPREVFDEDALAELVVSIKEVGLLQPVVVRKLDAEGYELVMGERRLRASKEAGLERIPAIVRDTDDEKMLLDALLENLHRAQLNAIEEAHAYEQLLKDFGCTHDQLAERIGRSRPQISNTLRLLRLSPPVQRRVAAGVLSAGHARALLGVEDPESQDKLAYRIVSEGLSVRTVEEIVSLMGSEEPAGTVKPTKPRAGGRVSPALTDLASRLSDRFETRVKVDLGQKKGKIVVEFASVEDLDRILATLAPGEGRVMDQKSTEKGAEG; encoded by the coding sequence GTGAGTGAGCGACGTAGGGGATTGGGGCGTGGGCTCGGTGCGCTGATCCCCGCTGCTCCCCAGGAACGGCAGACGCCGGCCGCCGGCGCGGGGGCAGGCATGGCCTCCCCCGGCGCGGCCCCTGTGCTGACCTCGGACCGAGGGGTGGCCGCCGCGAAGCTGGCGACGCTCCCGCAGAGCGCGCAGTCCCCGGAGTCGACGCGGGCATGGAACGAAGCCGAGCCGGTGGTCCGGCCGGAGCCCCCGGCGGGGGCCTACTTCACCGAACTTCCGCTCGACGCCATCGTTCCCAACCGGCACCAGCCGCGTGAGGTCTTCGACGAGGACGCCCTGGCGGAGCTCGTCGTCTCCATCAAGGAGGTCGGTCTCCTCCAGCCCGTGGTCGTGCGCAAGCTCGACGCCGAGGGCTACGAGCTCGTCATGGGCGAGCGGCGCCTGCGGGCCTCCAAGGAGGCGGGTCTTGAGCGGATCCCTGCGATCGTCCGGGACACCGATGACGAGAAGATGCTCCTGGACGCCCTCCTGGAGAACCTTCACCGTGCCCAGCTGAACGCGATCGAAGAGGCTCACGCCTACGAGCAGCTGCTCAAGGACTTCGGCTGCACCCATGACCAGCTCGCGGAGCGGATCGGGCGCTCGCGCCCGCAGATCTCCAACACGCTGCGACTGCTGCGGCTCTCCCCTCCGGTGCAGCGCCGGGTGGCCGCCGGAGTGCTCTCCGCCGGCCACGCGCGGGCGCTGCTCGGTGTGGAGGACCCGGAGTCCCAGGACAAGCTGGCGTACCGGATCGTCTCCGAAGGCCTCTCGGTGCGTACCGTCGAGGAGATCGTGAGCCTCATGGGCTCCGAGGAGCCCGCCGGTACGGTCAAGCCGACGAAGCCGCGCGCCGGTGGCCGGGTCTCGCCCGCGCTCACGGATCTGGCCTCCCGTCTCTCGGACCGCTTCGAGACCCGGGTGAAGGTCGACCTGGGTCAGAAGAAGGGCAAGATCGTCGTCGAGTTCGCCTCGGTGGAGGATCTGGACCGGATCCTGGCAACCCTGGCTCCCGGTGAGGGACGGGTCATGGACCAGAAGAGCACCGAGAAGGGTGCGGAGGGCTGA
- the yidC gene encoding membrane protein insertase YidC, which translates to MDTIASLFSFITWPVSWVIVQFHKVYGAIFGPDTGWAWGLSIVSLVVLIRICLIPLFVKQIKSTRNMQALQPKMKAIQERFKSDKQRQSEEMMKLYKETGTNPLSSCLPILAQSPFFFALYHVLSSIASGKEIGVIDGPLLASARQAHIFGAPLASKFTDTAAEVAALDASLTSVRIVTAIMIVMMSASQFFTQRQLMMKNVDLSVKTPYMQQQKMLMYIFPVIFAVMGVNFPVGVLVYWLTTNVWTMGQQMYVINQNPTPGSKAQDSYLQRLLKSVTQHGEVRGRRRKNIVKVIVAKGSDRNDNERRFFAGLSKAGFAAQADGTVIKSDTIVAEAEGGPAAKRQQPKRQTKAQRQSAAQHAMAKDTEEASEPAAEEAPTTSLEKKPQGPAKAAAKDEPKDEAEGDKPARPSRANSGGSRQGKSGQRKGQQRPKHPSSKK; encoded by the coding sequence GTGGACACGATTGCCAGTCTGTTCAGCTTCATCACCTGGCCTGTTTCCTGGGTCATCGTCCAGTTCCACAAGGTGTACGGGGCGATCTTCGGCCCTGACACCGGCTGGGCCTGGGGCTTGTCGATCGTGTCCCTTGTGGTGCTGATCCGTATCTGTCTGATCCCGCTGTTCGTCAAGCAGATCAAGTCGACGCGGAACATGCAGGCGCTCCAGCCGAAGATGAAGGCGATCCAGGAGCGCTTCAAGAGCGACAAGCAGCGTCAGTCCGAAGAGATGATGAAGCTGTACAAGGAGACGGGTACCAACCCGCTTTCCTCGTGCCTTCCCATCCTTGCCCAGTCGCCGTTCTTCTTCGCCCTGTACCACGTGCTCTCCAGCATCGCCTCGGGCAAGGAAATCGGCGTCATCGACGGCCCGCTGCTGGCCAGTGCCCGTCAGGCGCACATCTTCGGCGCCCCGCTGGCGTCGAAGTTCACGGACACCGCCGCTGAGGTCGCCGCTCTCGACGCCTCGCTGACCTCGGTCCGCATCGTCACCGCGATCATGATCGTCATGATGTCGGCCTCGCAGTTCTTCACGCAGCGCCAGCTGATGATGAAGAACGTCGACCTCTCCGTGAAGACCCCGTACATGCAGCAGCAGAAGATGCTCATGTACATCTTCCCGGTCATCTTCGCCGTCATGGGCGTCAACTTCCCCGTCGGTGTCCTCGTCTACTGGCTGACCACCAACGTGTGGACGATGGGCCAGCAGATGTACGTGATCAACCAGAACCCGACCCCGGGCAGCAAGGCTCAGGACTCCTACCTCCAGCGCCTGCTGAAGAGCGTCACGCAGCACGGCGAGGTCCGCGGCCGTCGCCGGAAGAACATCGTCAAGGTGATCGTCGCCAAGGGCAGCGACCGCAACGACAACGAGCGCCGCTTCTTCGCGGGTCTGAGCAAGGCCGGCTTCGCCGCCCAGGCCGACGGCACCGTGATCAAGAGCGACACGATCGTGGCCGAGGCCGAGGGCGGTCCCGCCGCCAAGCGCCAGCAGCCCAAGCGCCAGACCAAGGCCCAGCGCCAGTCCGCCGCTCAGCACGCCATGGCGAAGGACACCGAGGAAGCTTCCGAGCCGGCCGCCGAAGAGGCGCCGACCACCTCGCTCGAGAAGAAGCCCCAGGGTCCGGCCAAGGCCGCCGCCAAGGATGAGCCGAAGGACGAGGCAGAGGGCGACAAGCCCGCGCGTCCGAGCCGCGCCAACTCCGGAGGCTCCCGCCAGGGCAAGTCCGGCCAGCGCAAGGGCCAGCAGCGGCCCAAGCACCCGTCCTCCAAGAAGTAA
- a CDS encoding Jag family protein — translation MTEGTTSAAAEGGDTLTRLEQEGEIAADYLEGLLDIADLDGDIDMDVEADRAAVSIISDSARELQKLVGRDGEVLEALQELTRLAVHRETGDRSRLMLDIAGFRAKKRAELAELGAKAAVEVKSTGQPVKLDPMTPFERKVVHDAIAAAGLRSESEGEEPQRFVVVLPA, via the coding sequence GTGACGGAAGGCACCACCTCCGCCGCCGCCGAGGGTGGCGACACCCTGACCCGCCTGGAGCAGGAGGGTGAGATCGCGGCCGACTACCTCGAGGGTCTGCTCGACATCGCCGACCTCGACGGCGACATCGACATGGACGTCGAGGCGGACCGGGCCGCGGTCTCGATCATCAGCGACTCTGCCCGTGAGCTGCAGAAGCTCGTGGGCCGCGACGGTGAGGTCCTGGAGGCACTCCAGGAGCTGACCCGGCTGGCCGTGCACCGCGAGACCGGTGACCGCAGTCGCCTGATGCTCGACATCGCCGGTTTCCGTGCCAAGAAGCGCGCCGAGCTCGCCGAGCTGGGTGCCAAGGCCGCAGTCGAGGTGAAGTCCACCGGCCAGCCGGTCAAGCTGGACCCGATGACGCCGTTCGAGCGCAAGGTCGTGCACGACGCGATCGCCGCCGCCGGTCTGCGCAGCGAGTCCGAGGGCGAGGAGCCGCAGCGCTTCGTCGTTGTGCTCCCGGCCTGA
- the rpmH gene encoding 50S ribosomal protein L34 — MSKRTFQPNNRRRAKTHGFRLRMRTRAGRAILANRRSKGRSELSA, encoded by the coding sequence GTGAGCAAGCGCACCTTCCAGCCGAACAACCGTCGTCGCGCCAAGACCCACGGCTTCCGCCTGCGGATGCGTACGCGTGCCGGCCGAGCCATCCTTGCGAACCGCCGTTCCAAGGGTCGCTCTGAGCTGTCCGCCTGA
- the rsmG gene encoding 16S rRNA (guanine(527)-N(7))-methyltransferase RsmG — translation MTEEAVLPEAPEQARTVFGEYFPEAVRYAELLADAGVKRGLIGPREVPRLWERHLLNCAVLSEVVPEGVTVCDVGSGAGLPGIPLALVRPDLKITLLEPLLRRTNFLQEVVELLGLDHVTVVRGRAEEMLGKITPVHVVTARAVAPLDRLAGWGVPLLRPYGEMLALKGDTAEEEITGARAALSRLGVVATSVLQVGEGIVDPLSTVVRVEVGESPGGVRFAAKRAKAARTSKTRRRR, via the coding sequence GTGACGGAGGAAGCGGTGCTCCCCGAGGCTCCGGAGCAGGCGCGGACAGTCTTCGGTGAGTACTTCCCGGAGGCCGTGCGGTACGCGGAGCTCCTCGCGGACGCGGGTGTGAAGCGCGGTCTGATCGGCCCGCGTGAGGTCCCGCGACTGTGGGAGCGCCACCTGCTGAACTGCGCCGTGCTCTCGGAGGTCGTCCCCGAGGGCGTCACCGTCTGCGACGTGGGCTCGGGCGCCGGTCTTCCCGGCATCCCCCTGGCGCTGGTCCGGCCCGACCTGAAGATCACGCTTCTCGAGCCGCTTCTTCGCCGGACGAACTTCCTTCAGGAGGTCGTCGAGCTGCTCGGGCTCGACCATGTGACCGTGGTCCGAGGACGTGCCGAGGAGATGCTCGGCAAGATCACGCCGGTGCATGTGGTGACCGCTCGCGCGGTGGCGCCCCTCGACCGGCTGGCCGGCTGGGGAGTCCCCCTGCTGCGTCCGTACGGGGAGATGCTGGCGCTCAAGGGCGACACCGCGGAGGAGGAGATCACCGGTGCTCGCGCCGCGCTCTCCCGTCTCGGTGTGGTGGCGACCTCGGTGCTGCAGGTGGGCGAGGGGATCGTCGATCCGCTGTCCACCGTCGTCCGGGTGGAGGTCGGCGAGAGCCCGGGTGGTGTGCGGTTCGCGGCCAAGCGAGCCAAGGCGGCCCGGACGAGCAAGACCCGTCGACGCCGCTGA
- the dnaN gene encoding DNA polymerase III subunit beta: MKIRVERDVLAEAVAWVARSLPARPPAPVLAGLLLKAEDGALSFSSFDYEVSARVSVEAEVEEDGTVLVSGRLLADICRALPNRPVEISTDGVRATVVCGSSRFTLHTLPVEEYPALPEMPTATGTVPGEVFASAAAQVAIAAGRDDTLPVLTGVRIEIEGDTVTLASTDRYRFAVREFLWKPESPDASAVALVPAKTLLDTAKALTSGDTVTLALSGSGKGEGLIGFEGAGRRTTTRLLEGDLPKYRTLFPTEFNSVAVIETAPFVEAVKRVALVAERNTPVRLSFEQGVLILEAGSSDDAQAVERVDAQLEGDDISIAFNPTFLLDGLSAIDSPVAQLSFTTSTKPALLSGKPALDAEADEAYKYLIMPVRLSG, translated from the coding sequence GTGAAGATCCGGGTGGAGCGCGACGTACTTGCCGAGGCGGTGGCCTGGGTGGCCCGCAGCCTCCCGGCCCGTCCGCCGGCCCCCGTGCTCGCTGGCCTTCTGCTGAAGGCCGAGGACGGCGCGCTGAGCTTCTCGAGCTTCGACTACGAGGTCTCGGCCCGTGTCTCCGTCGAGGCGGAGGTCGAGGAGGACGGCACCGTCCTGGTCTCCGGCCGGCTGCTCGCCGACATCTGCCGCGCCCTCCCCAACCGACCGGTGGAGATTTCCACAGACGGTGTACGGGCGACCGTGGTCTGCGGCTCCTCCCGCTTCACCCTCCACACCCTGCCTGTGGAGGAGTACCCGGCGCTGCCGGAGATGCCCACCGCGACCGGCACCGTCCCCGGTGAGGTCTTCGCCTCCGCCGCCGCGCAGGTGGCCATCGCCGCCGGCCGTGACGACACGCTGCCCGTGCTCACCGGTGTGCGCATCGAGATCGAGGGCGACACGGTCACCCTGGCCTCCACCGACCGCTACCGCTTCGCGGTCCGCGAGTTCCTGTGGAAGCCGGAGTCCCCGGACGCCTCCGCGGTCGCCCTGGTGCCGGCGAAGACCCTCCTGGACACCGCCAAGGCGCTCACGAGCGGTGACACGGTCACCCTGGCGCTCTCCGGCTCCGGCAAGGGCGAGGGCCTCATCGGCTTCGAGGGCGCGGGCCGCCGCACCACCACCCGCCTGCTCGAGGGCGACCTGCCGAAGTACCGGACGCTCTTCCCCACCGAGTTCAACTCGGTCGCGGTGATCGAGACCGCGCCCTTCGTCGAGGCCGTCAAGCGCGTGGCCCTGGTGGCCGAGCGCAACACCCCGGTCCGGCTGAGCTTCGAGCAGGGCGTGCTGATCCTGGAGGCCGGCTCCAGCGACGACGCACAGGCTGTGGAGCGCGTCGACGCGCAGCTGGAGGGCGACGACATCTCGATCGCCTTCAACCCGACCTTCCTGCTGGACGGCCTGAGCGCGATCGACTCCCCGGTCGCCCAGCTCTCCTTCACGACCTCCACCAAGCCGGCGCTGCTGAGCGGCAAGCCCGCGCTCGACGCCGAGGCGGACGAGGCCTACAAGTACCTGATCATGCCGGTGCGGCTGTCCGGTTGA
- the rnpA gene encoding ribonuclease P protein component, translating into MLPTENRLRRREDFATAVRRGRRAGRPLLVVHLRSGATNPHAPGESAPPTRAGFVVSKAVGVAVVRNKVKRRLRHLVRDRLTELPPGSLVVVRALPGAGDADHAQLARDLDAALQRLLGGGTR; encoded by the coding sequence GTGCTGCCTACCGAGAATCGGCTGAGGCGGCGCGAGGACTTCGCAACCGCGGTACGCCGAGGGCGCCGGGCCGGTCGCCCGCTCCTCGTCGTCCACCTACGCAGCGGTGCAACGAACCCGCACGCGCCTGGGGAGAGCGCTCCCCCGACGCGTGCGGGTTTCGTCGTGAGCAAGGCTGTGGGCGTTGCGGTCGTACGCAACAAGGTGAAGCGACGTCTGCGCCATCTCGTCCGCGACCGCCTCACCGAGCTGCCCCCCGGTAGCCTGGTGGTCGTACGGGCGTTGCCCGGAGCCGGTGACGCCGACCACGCACAGCTGGCCCGAGACCTGGACGCCGCCCTCCAGCGGCTGCTGGGAGGGGGCACGCGATGA